In Apteryx mantelli isolate bAptMan1 chromosome 16, bAptMan1.hap1, whole genome shotgun sequence, a single genomic region encodes these proteins:
- the PIGQ gene encoding phosphatidylinositol N-acetylglucosaminyltransferase subunit Q isoform X2, with protein MVLKVFFPSCCSSAESGILIGRWISEQNSAVILAVVHFPFIPAQVKQYLSEVQQVTKIKVSVLGSWSNSKQEKEESLSEFLEDLGTIFSHEPWIQISKERDSKFWSCSTLQKQSNSPKEEEIILVYYDQRKVMLSHLHPPLDTTPSTDHKANDASKLAAMFDTVANSKILFMTDRYDDGPIKLTHWQSDGVEASIIVELMKQASVPACMLLTFLLSLTSAICKRRMLKFWPLPFLWSKLSTCEQLGHRLQHLQVISSNKKAQNQIQLMRKANIFVSLLIDVALGILLMSWLYRKNRIGHLADTLIPVADHVAKELQDLLQWLMGAPAGLKMNRALDQVLGRFFLYHIHLWISYIHLMSPFIEMILWYVGLSACLGLTVALCILSDIIALLTFHIYCFYVYGARLYCLKIYGLSSLWRLFRGKKWNVLRQRVDSCSYDLDQLFIGTLLFTILLFLLPTTALYYLVFTLLRLLVVVVQGLIHLLVDLIDSLPLYSIILRLCRSYRLAAGVKFRVLEQKHGKPLRLLMQINPLSYGSVVQTYRLPTYSCYPKDSWTSLCKKLFFGELIYPWKHKGEKQD; from the exons ATGGTACTTAAGGTCTTCTTTCCTTCGTGCTGCTCCTCGGCAGAAAGTGGCATTTTGATCGGCCGTTGGATCTCAGAACAGAACTCTGCTGTTATCCTTGCAGTGGTccatttcccttttattcctgcCCAGGTGAAGCAATATCTCAGTGAAGTCCAGCAGGTGACCAAGATCAAAGTTTCTGTGCTTGGCTCATGGAGCAACAGCaaacaggagaaagaagagagtcTGAGTGAGTTCTTGGAAGACCTTGGGACAATATTTTCCCATGAGCCATGGATTCAGATAAGCAAAGAGAGAGACAGTAAATTTTGGAGTTGTTCTACCCTTCAGAAACAGTCTAACAGCCCTAAGGAAGAAGAAATCATCTTAGTATATTATGACCAGCGCAAAGTCATGCTTTCCCATCTGCATCCCCCACTGGACACAACTCCCTCCACTGACCATAAGGCAAATGATGCTTCAAAGCTCGCTGCCATGTTTGACACAGTTGCAAACAGCAAGATACTGTTCATGACAGACAGATATGATGATGGGCCCATCAAATTGACCCACTGGCAGTCAGATGGAGTTGAAGCTAGTATCATCGTGGAGCTGATGAAGCAGGCCTCTGTGCCTGCATGCATGCTGTTGACATTCCTGCTTTCACTTACCTCCGCGATCTGTAAGAGGAG AATGCTGAAGTTTTGGCCTTTGCCTTTCTTATGGAGTAAACTCTCAACTTGTGAGCAGTTGGGACAtcggctgcagcacctccaggtcaTCAGCAGCAACAAGAAGGCTCAAAACCAGATCCAGCTAATGAG GAAAGCCAACATCTTTGTCTCACTGCTGATTGATGTGGCTCTGGGGATACTGCTAATGTCCTGGCTGTACAGAAAGAACCGGATTGGTCACCTTGCTGACACTCTTATACCTGTGGCTGAT CATGTAGCTAAAGAGCTCCAGGACCTGCTCCAGTGGCTAATGGGAGCACCAGCTGGACTGAAAATGAACCGAGCTTTGGATCAGGTTTTGGGTCGTTTCTTCCTTTACCACATCCATCTTTGGATTA GCTACATTCACCTGATGTCTCCATTCATTGAGATGATCCTCTGGTATGTTGGTCTGTCGGCTTGTCTGGGCCTGACTGTGGCCCTTTGCATCCTCTCTGACATCATTGCTCTTCTGACCTTTCACATCTACTGCTTCTATGTCTATGGAGCCAG GCTCTACTGCCTGAAAATTTATGGCCTGTCGTCTCTTTGGCGCTTGTTCCGTGGGAAGAAGTGGAACGTCCTCAGACAGCGGGTAGATTCCTGCTCCTATGACTTGGACCAG TTATTTATTGGCACTTTGCTATTTACAAtcctgctgttccttctgcctacAACTGCACTGTATTATTTGGTGTTTACCCTG CTCCGTTTGCTGGTGGTGGTTGTGCAAGGCTTGATACACTTGCTAGTCGACCTGATTGACTCTCTGCCTCTTTATTCGATCATCCTTCGGCTCTGCAGATCCTACAGACTTGCAG CTGGTGTGAAGTTCAGAGTTCTTGAACAGAAGCATGGAAAACCTCTTCGACTCCTTATGCAG ATCAACCCTCTATCATATGGCAGTGTGGTACAGACATACAGGCTGCCAACCTACAGCTGTTACCCCAAGGATTCCTGGACATCGCTCTGCAAGAAGCTGTTCTTTGGAGAGCTGATCTACCCTTGGAAGCACAAAGGAGAGAAGCAAGACTAA
- the PIGQ gene encoding phosphatidylinositol N-acetylglucosaminyltransferase subunit Q isoform X1, with protein sequence MVLKVFFPSCCSSAESGILIGRWISEQNSAVILAVVHFPFIPAQVKQYLSEVQQVTKIKVSVLGSWSNSKQEKEESLSEFLEDLGTIFSHEPWIQISKERDSKFWSCSTLQKQSNSPKEEEIILVYYDQRKVMLSHLHPPLDTTPSTDHKANDASKLAAMFDTVANSKILFMTDRYDDGPIKLTHWQSDGVEASIIVELMKQASVPACMLLTFLLSLTSAICKRRMLKFWPLPFLWSKLSTCEQLGHRLQHLQVISSNKKAQNQIQLMRKANIFVSLLIDVALGILLMSWLYRKNRIGHLADTLIPVADHVAKELQDLLQWLMGAPAGLKMNRALDQVLGRFFLYHIHLWISYIHLMSPFIEMILWYVGLSACLGLTVALCILSDIIALLTFHIYCFYVYGASVLSLLRLYCLKIYGLSSLWRLFRGKKWNVLRQRVDSCSYDLDQLFIGTLLFTILLFLLPTTALYYLVFTLLRLLVVVVQGLIHLLVDLIDSLPLYSIILRLCRSYRLAAGVKFRVLEQKHGKPLRLLMQINPLSYGSVVQTYRLPTYSCYPKDSWTSLCKKLFFGELIYPWKHKGEKQD encoded by the exons ATGGTACTTAAGGTCTTCTTTCCTTCGTGCTGCTCCTCGGCAGAAAGTGGCATTTTGATCGGCCGTTGGATCTCAGAACAGAACTCTGCTGTTATCCTTGCAGTGGTccatttcccttttattcctgcCCAGGTGAAGCAATATCTCAGTGAAGTCCAGCAGGTGACCAAGATCAAAGTTTCTGTGCTTGGCTCATGGAGCAACAGCaaacaggagaaagaagagagtcTGAGTGAGTTCTTGGAAGACCTTGGGACAATATTTTCCCATGAGCCATGGATTCAGATAAGCAAAGAGAGAGACAGTAAATTTTGGAGTTGTTCTACCCTTCAGAAACAGTCTAACAGCCCTAAGGAAGAAGAAATCATCTTAGTATATTATGACCAGCGCAAAGTCATGCTTTCCCATCTGCATCCCCCACTGGACACAACTCCCTCCACTGACCATAAGGCAAATGATGCTTCAAAGCTCGCTGCCATGTTTGACACAGTTGCAAACAGCAAGATACTGTTCATGACAGACAGATATGATGATGGGCCCATCAAATTGACCCACTGGCAGTCAGATGGAGTTGAAGCTAGTATCATCGTGGAGCTGATGAAGCAGGCCTCTGTGCCTGCATGCATGCTGTTGACATTCCTGCTTTCACTTACCTCCGCGATCTGTAAGAGGAG AATGCTGAAGTTTTGGCCTTTGCCTTTCTTATGGAGTAAACTCTCAACTTGTGAGCAGTTGGGACAtcggctgcagcacctccaggtcaTCAGCAGCAACAAGAAGGCTCAAAACCAGATCCAGCTAATGAG GAAAGCCAACATCTTTGTCTCACTGCTGATTGATGTGGCTCTGGGGATACTGCTAATGTCCTGGCTGTACAGAAAGAACCGGATTGGTCACCTTGCTGACACTCTTATACCTGTGGCTGAT CATGTAGCTAAAGAGCTCCAGGACCTGCTCCAGTGGCTAATGGGAGCACCAGCTGGACTGAAAATGAACCGAGCTTTGGATCAGGTTTTGGGTCGTTTCTTCCTTTACCACATCCATCTTTGGATTA GCTACATTCACCTGATGTCTCCATTCATTGAGATGATCCTCTGGTATGTTGGTCTGTCGGCTTGTCTGGGCCTGACTGTGGCCCTTTGCATCCTCTCTGACATCATTGCTCTTCTGACCTTTCACATCTACTGCTTCTATGTCTATGGAGCCAG CGTCCTCTCTTTGCTCAGGCTCTACTGCCTGAAAATTTATGGCCTGTCGTCTCTTTGGCGCTTGTTCCGTGGGAAGAAGTGGAACGTCCTCAGACAGCGGGTAGATTCCTGCTCCTATGACTTGGACCAG TTATTTATTGGCACTTTGCTATTTACAAtcctgctgttccttctgcctacAACTGCACTGTATTATTTGGTGTTTACCCTG CTCCGTTTGCTGGTGGTGGTTGTGCAAGGCTTGATACACTTGCTAGTCGACCTGATTGACTCTCTGCCTCTTTATTCGATCATCCTTCGGCTCTGCAGATCCTACAGACTTGCAG CTGGTGTGAAGTTCAGAGTTCTTGAACAGAAGCATGGAAAACCTCTTCGACTCCTTATGCAG ATCAACCCTCTATCATATGGCAGTGTGGTACAGACATACAGGCTGCCAACCTACAGCTGTTACCCCAAGGATTCCTGGACATCGCTCTGCAAGAAGCTGTTCTTTGGAGAGCTGATCTACCCTTGGAAGCACAAAGGAGAGAAGCAAGACTAA